A single Montipora foliosa isolate CH-2021 chromosome 7, ASM3666993v2, whole genome shotgun sequence DNA region contains:
- the LOC138011484 gene encoding coiled-coil domain-containing protein 77-like, protein MAVVSPQQQQSPLPTVNQRLGHLKPSRELLEYYRRKIAEYDGEYEEMVRKLELYKCTYEEQHKTQWELRQREEEIAELQKALSDMQVYLFQEREHVLRLYAENDRLKIRELEDRKKIQQLLSLSKTTAPEITYFHHQPPAKAIVSQHHHPSDSEGRSGRRRPLTGRGPGGHKRDSTGNIRPAKSIAENSEDNNQSLLLQIESLQAQLEEQTKLAKEQVDGLLEDRRVHMEEQQAQRERDSDKIKMMQEKLKKTQDLLYDSTKDFLELKYEIRANERHWMVDKDRLVQEIEHLREQLELSDASVLEVSGEVLDPRQAQLTAVQSLRHQLEQSQKLAEMYREQCIGLEDELARIRERTDVSEDIFKERTEKMSKRLALMNSRYENLEKRRALEVEGFKTDIKMLRDKLKNVEKQLFKVTVTMGDNYDEEVLRNVRKTAGRSKKLVGELHSLKAKIYSLENDVRHMGS, encoded by the exons atggcggtcgTCTCAccgcaacaacaacaatctcCTTTGCCAACAGTAAATCAACGACTGGGACACCTAAAACCTTCGAGGGAATTATTAGAATACTACAGGAGAAAAATTGCAGAATACGATGGCGAATATGAGGAAATGGTTCGAAAACTTGAGCTTTACAAATGCACTTATGAAGAACAG CATAAAACTCAATGGGAGTTGCGACAACGAGAAGAAGAAATCGCCGAGTTACAGAAAGCCCTCAGCGACATGCAAGTTTACCTCTTTCAAGAACGAGAACATGTCTTGCGGTTGTACGCAGAAAATGACAGACTTAAAATACGTGAGCTTGAAGATCGAAAGAAGATACAACAGTTGCTGAGTCTCTCAAAAACAACAGCACCAGAaataacttattttcaccatcaGCCACCTGCAAAGGCCATTGTTAGTCAGCATCATCACCCAAGTGACAGTGAGGGCAGATCTGGCAGGAGGCGGCCTCTCACTGGACGTGGACCGGGAGGACACAAGAGAG ACTCCACAGGTAATATCCGACCAGCAAAGAGCATAGCTGAAAATAGTGAAGATAACAACCAAAGTCTACTACTTCAGATCGAGTCACTACAAGCTCAACTAGAAGAACAAACTAAGCTTGCAAAGGAGCAGGTGGATGGTTTGTTAGAGGATCGACGAGTGCACATGGAAGAACAACAAGCACAAAGGGAGAGAGACTCAGACAAGATTAAAATGATGCAGGAGAAGCTAAAGAAAACACAAGATCTCCTTTATGACAGCACAAAGGATTTTCTTGAACTCAAATATGAGATCAGAGCAAATGAAAGGCATTGGATGGTGGACAAGGATAGACTTGTCCAAGAAATTGAGCACTTGCGAGAACAGCTGGAATTGTCAGATGCTAGTGTATTGGAAGTATCAGGTGAAGTTTTGGACCCTCGTCAGGCCCAGCTTACGGCTGTTCAGTCTCTCAGACATCAACTTGAACAGTCACAAAAACTTGCAGAAATGTATAGAGAACAATGCATTGGTCTGGAGGATGAGCTGGCCAGGATAAGAGAGCGAACTGATGTTAGTGAGGACATTTTTAAGGAGCGGACAGAGAAAATGAGTAAAAGACTGGCTCTTATGAATTCAAGATAtgaaaacttggaaaaaagGAGAGCTCTAGAGGTGGAAGGTTTCAAAACTGACATTAAAATGCTCAGAGATAAGCTCAAGAATGTTGAGAAACAACTTTTTAAG GTGACTGTTACAATGGGAGATAATTATGACGAAGAGGTGCTGAGGAATGTGCGCAAAACTGCAGGaagatcaaagaaacttgtgggCGAACTCCACAGTTTAAAAGCAAAGATTTACTCTTTAGAAAATGACGTCAGGCATATGGGTTCTTAA